In Spirosoma aureum, a single genomic region encodes these proteins:
- a CDS encoding class I SAM-dependent methyltransferase, whose translation MQLTISPENPLEWLALRANLAPIPLLHVQIMPVLAKAVLEAADKGVFEAVKDEDQTLDELATKLRLNQKALGELMGLLTAMGYFTYQNNRFALTRMARRFTLKDDPSSVYGMMIFNNRVVWEWMDHLGEYLQTGIGIQYHNALSNEQWRYYQEAMLAATNTEAREFGRRAPVPKVATSMLDIGGSHGQHSAALCRRLPALSSIILDLPQAIEQASPLLARQGLGDRVTYRPGNALIDDFGENAFDIILLSSLAHHFTPEQNQLVTDKVARALRSGGVFIVNEFIRPKLGSKPDLIGSSTDLFYGLSSTAGNYSVAEIQQWQQTAGLKPHKLVKYYTMPGRVMVVAKKK comes from the coding sequence ATGCAACTGACGATCTCACCCGAAAACCCACTTGAATGGCTTGCCCTCCGTGCTAACCTCGCCCCTATTCCTCTCCTTCATGTTCAGATCATGCCTGTTTTGGCCAAGGCTGTACTCGAAGCAGCCGATAAGGGGGTATTTGAGGCCGTTAAAGATGAAGACCAAACACTTGATGAGCTAGCTACCAAACTCCGGCTGAATCAAAAAGCACTGGGTGAATTAATGGGACTTTTAACGGCAATGGGCTATTTTACCTACCAGAATAATCGCTTTGCGCTGACTCGAATGGCCCGGAGGTTTACGCTCAAAGACGATCCATCATCGGTATATGGCATGATGATTTTTAACAACCGCGTCGTTTGGGAATGGATGGATCATCTGGGTGAGTACTTACAAACCGGTATTGGCATTCAATACCACAATGCCCTGTCCAATGAGCAATGGCGCTATTATCAGGAGGCCATGCTAGCTGCCACCAATACTGAAGCACGTGAATTTGGCCGACGGGCACCCGTCCCGAAAGTAGCCACCAGCATGCTTGACATTGGCGGTTCCCATGGTCAGCATTCGGCTGCGCTCTGCCGGAGACTCCCCGCACTATCATCTATCATTCTGGATTTGCCGCAGGCTATTGAGCAAGCGTCTCCCTTATTGGCCCGGCAAGGTCTGGGCGACCGGGTAACCTACCGGCCGGGCAATGCCCTGATCGATGATTTTGGGGAGAATGCGTTCGACATTATTCTGTTGTCAAGTCTGGCCCACCATTTTACGCCGGAACAAAATCAACTCGTTACGGATAAAGTTGCCCGAGCGCTACGGTCAGGCGGAGTGTTCATTGTCAATGAGTTTATCCGACCCAAGTTAGGATCAAAACCTGATTTGATTGGTAGTAGTACCGATTTATTTTATGGTCTGAGCAGCACGGCGGGGAATTATTCCGTCGCCGAAATCCAGCAGTGGCAGCAAACCGCCGGCCTGAAACCTCACAAACTAGTGAAGTACTACACCATGCCGGGCCGGGTAATGGTCGTGGCCAAAAAGAAATAG
- a CDS encoding YjjG family noncanonical pyrimidine nucleotidase — protein sequence MYKHLFFDLDHTLWDFDRNSAESLTELFETFRLSDLGIPSAEEFSRHFIAINRQLWADYDKNRIEHSYIRKHRFPLVFQSLGVDEATVHTDLNAEYLRLLPRKPHLLDSAREILDYLKGRYTMHIITNGFAEIQAIKMDSAEIAHYFTHVITSENANAKKPDPLVFQYALEISGATTSESLMIGDNYEADIMGAKGVGLDTVFYNPQAIAVDDQPTYDIRHWKELMAIL from the coding sequence ATGTACAAGCACCTTTTCTTCGACCTTGATCATACGTTATGGGATTTCGACCGCAATTCGGCAGAGTCCCTGACCGAGTTGTTCGAAACGTTTCGGCTGAGCGATTTAGGCATTCCATCGGCGGAAGAATTCAGTCGTCACTTTATTGCCATAAACCGGCAATTGTGGGCTGATTATGACAAGAATCGTATTGAACACAGCTACATCCGAAAGCATCGTTTTCCGCTGGTGTTTCAGTCGCTTGGCGTCGATGAGGCAACCGTCCATACCGATCTAAATGCCGAATACCTGCGATTGCTTCCCCGAAAGCCCCATCTGCTGGATTCGGCCAGGGAAATTCTGGATTACCTGAAGGGCCGTTATACAATGCACATCATCACCAATGGCTTTGCCGAAATTCAGGCCATCAAGATGGATAGTGCCGAAATCGCGCATTATTTCACTCATGTGATTACGAGTGAAAACGCGAACGCCAAGAAGCCCGATCCGCTCGTGTTTCAATACGCACTGGAAATTAGCGGAGCCACAACCAGCGAAAGTCTGATGATTGGCGATAACTACGAGGCCGATATTATGGGCGCCAAGGGGGTTGGTCTGGATACTGTGTTCTATAATCCGCAAGCAATCGCCGTCGATGATCAGCCAACGTACGACATTCGCCACTGGAAAGAACTCATGGCCATTCTATAA
- a CDS encoding (2Fe-2S) ferredoxin domain-containing protein produces the protein MKYKKHVFICNNQKAAPKKSCGEAHGNELVDAFKAALAERGLLKEMRAQRTGCLDACAFGPTLVVYPEGTYYGNVQLSDVNEIVESHLINDQPVERLKLDF, from the coding sequence ATGAAATACAAAAAGCACGTTTTCATCTGTAATAACCAGAAAGCAGCCCCGAAAAAATCCTGCGGGGAAGCCCACGGCAACGAATTAGTCGACGCATTTAAAGCGGCTCTGGCCGAGCGTGGTCTGTTGAAAGAAATGCGGGCACAACGCACTGGCTGCCTCGATGCCTGCGCGTTCGGACCAACACTGGTTGTTTACCCGGAAGGGACTTATTATGGTAATGTTCAACTGTCAGACGTTAATGAAATCGTAGAAAGTCACTTAATCAACGACCAGCCAGTAGAACGCCTGAAGCTGGATTTTTAA
- a CDS encoding 3-hydroxyacyl-CoA dehydrogenase yields MHLNSSTALVTGGASGLGEATTRLLASNGANVVIVDLNEERGHALAEELGATVRFIKTNVTDEADVQAAVNLAIETFGGLHITVNCAGIAEARKTVGKVDGVYGAHSLAAFQKVISINLIGTFNVIRLVALAMEHNEPNPEKPFEGERGVIINTASVAAYDGQIGQAAYSASKGGIVSMTLPIARDLARSGIRVMTIAPGLFETPLLMGLPEEARLSLGQQVPFPSRLGRPDEYAMLVKSIIENPILNGEVIRLDGAIRMAPK; encoded by the coding sequence ATGCACCTAAACTCATCAACCGCACTGGTCACCGGAGGAGCTTCCGGCCTGGGCGAAGCCACTACCCGCCTGTTAGCATCGAACGGCGCGAATGTTGTTATTGTAGACCTAAACGAAGAACGAGGTCATGCCCTTGCCGAAGAATTAGGGGCAACCGTTCGATTCATCAAAACCAACGTCACCGATGAAGCTGATGTTCAGGCAGCAGTCAACCTTGCCATTGAAACATTCGGCGGTTTACATATTACCGTAAACTGTGCGGGTATTGCCGAAGCCCGCAAAACAGTGGGCAAAGTCGATGGTGTTTACGGCGCACATTCACTGGCGGCTTTTCAGAAAGTTATTTCCATCAACCTAATCGGCACGTTCAACGTGATTCGGCTGGTCGCTCTGGCTATGGAACATAACGAACCCAATCCTGAGAAACCGTTTGAAGGTGAGCGTGGGGTGATCATCAACACGGCATCCGTCGCGGCCTACGACGGACAAATAGGGCAGGCTGCTTACTCGGCATCTAAAGGAGGTATTGTAAGCATGACGTTGCCCATTGCCCGCGACCTGGCCCGCTCAGGCATTCGGGTAATGACCATTGCACCAGGCTTGTTTGAAACGCCCTTATTGATGGGATTGCCGGAAGAAGCACGTCTGTCTCTTGGCCAGCAAGTACCGTTTCCTTCGCGACTTGGCCGACCGGACGAATACGCTATGCTGGTTAAAAGTATTATTGAGAATCCAATTCTGAACGGAGAAGTGATTCGACTGGATGGAGCCATTCGGATGGCTCCCAAGTGA
- a CDS encoding capsule assembly Wzi family protein: protein MRSYFLLLFIWSTAAFGQSDSVRKPIAGFVETGLSVGTPSQTPFWLRAKQYGIVPDQISFDQLRAGFSRHYSQPVRKLDWGLGVEAVVNIGQSRRFILPELYVKGRVGVLEFMAGRRRKVVGLADTLLGVGPMAWSGNALPIPEIQISLPEYVPIGFTKGLIAFKGFYSHGWFDNRGPVKGSFLHQKAFYGRLGKPNWSLKLYAGFNHQVQWGGRSDVFTSDVVIKNGRFPTSLADYFDIISGTSLGAKEDTDTSRISKGDRENRIGNHLGTIDLGAEWTGKHFSVWVYRQSYYEDGSLFYLINIADGLNGIRIQRSGAQTRRFQIREIVAEFLYTLSQGGPTFGNLPAERGADNYFNHTQYIDGWSYGGRGIGTPFIGYYGESRVELPAAVKANYTNGAYRLFTNNNRVRVLHVGLAGTVATHYAFRLLCSLSDNLGTYAIAFPKNTRQLSALLSVSAPFKGKPDWIARVMIAVDRGKLLPNSTGIYFSLRKTWGFAQARFVNANTSGF, encoded by the coding sequence ATGCGTTCGTATTTCTTATTGTTGTTTATCTGGTCTACAGCCGCTTTCGGGCAATCTGATTCGGTTCGTAAACCTATTGCTGGATTTGTTGAAACGGGCTTATCAGTGGGCACACCATCACAAACGCCTTTCTGGTTACGGGCTAAACAATATGGAATTGTTCCTGATCAAATAAGTTTTGATCAATTGCGGGCGGGTTTCTCCAGACATTACAGTCAGCCTGTACGAAAACTGGATTGGGGTTTAGGCGTCGAAGCTGTAGTTAACATTGGGCAAAGTCGTCGCTTTATCCTACCAGAATTATACGTTAAGGGAAGGGTAGGGGTGCTGGAATTCATGGCTGGCCGTCGGCGCAAGGTTGTCGGATTGGCCGATACACTGCTTGGCGTGGGTCCAATGGCCTGGTCGGGTAATGCGCTACCCATCCCGGAAATACAGATTAGTTTACCTGAATACGTGCCGATCGGTTTTACGAAAGGATTGATCGCTTTCAAAGGATTTTACTCACATGGCTGGTTCGATAATCGTGGGCCCGTGAAAGGCTCCTTTCTCCATCAGAAAGCATTTTATGGGCGATTGGGCAAACCAAACTGGTCGCTAAAACTCTACGCAGGCTTTAACCACCAGGTACAATGGGGAGGGCGTAGCGATGTGTTTACGAGTGATGTGGTCATTAAAAACGGCCGCTTCCCAACCTCGCTGGCTGATTATTTTGACATTATATCAGGTACAAGCTTAGGGGCCAAAGAGGACACAGATACCTCACGCATCAGCAAAGGTGACCGCGAAAATCGCATTGGAAACCATCTGGGAACGATTGATTTAGGAGCTGAATGGACAGGAAAACACTTTTCTGTATGGGTGTATCGGCAGAGTTATTACGAAGATGGCTCTTTGTTTTACCTGATTAATATTGCCGATGGTCTGAACGGAATCCGAATCCAACGATCTGGCGCCCAAACCCGTAGATTTCAGATTCGTGAAATTGTCGCAGAGTTTTTATACACGCTTAGTCAGGGCGGGCCAACATTTGGTAATCTCCCTGCCGAACGAGGAGCCGATAATTATTTTAACCACACACAATATATTGATGGCTGGTCATACGGCGGTCGGGGTATTGGAACCCCGTTTATCGGCTATTATGGCGAAAGCCGGGTAGAACTACCGGCGGCTGTCAAAGCAAATTATACCAATGGCGCTTACCGACTTTTTACCAATAATAATCGAGTGCGTGTTTTGCACGTAGGTTTAGCGGGTACGGTAGCTACGCACTACGCATTTCGGTTGTTGTGTTCACTAAGCGATAATCTGGGCACCTATGCCATTGCCTTTCCGAAAAATACCCGGCAATTATCAGCGTTGCTTTCGGTGAGTGCCCCATTTAAGGGAAAGCCGGACTGGATTGCCCGTGTAATGATTGCTGTCGATCGGGGCAAATTGCTGCCAAACAGTACCGGAATCTATTTTAGTCTTCGTAAGACGTGGGGTTTCGCACAAGCACGATTTGTGAACGCCAACACATCCGGTTTTTAG